From the Mycoplasmatota bacterium genome, one window contains:
- a CDS encoding SOS response-associated peptidase, with amino-acid sequence MCGRISVALSTEDMIQVLRERYDIDEENIDFELPRYNVAPSTKVLSVISDGKKYRVGSLRWGFIPFWAKDEKFYSINAKAETISSKPMFKDSFKHKRCVILADGFYEWKKENKNKIPYHFKVTDQSILPLAGLWSAYTKEDGSNIYTCTVITTEPNEIMKPIHDRMPVILTLETEKTWLNPLISDVDILESLLVPYQSINMDCFKVNPIVNNPRNETSDCLKSIV; translated from the coding sequence ATGTGTGGACGAATTAGTGTTGCTTTAAGTACAGAAGATATGATACAGGTACTTAGAGAAAGATATGATATTGATGAAGAAAACATAGATTTTGAATTACCAAGATATAATGTTGCGCCATCAACAAAAGTTTTATCAGTTATAAGTGATGGGAAGAAATATCGTGTTGGTTCATTACGTTGGGGGTTTATTCCTTTTTGGGCTAAAGATGAGAAATTTTATTCGATTAATGCTAAGGCAGAAACAATTTCATCTAAGCCAATGTTTAAAGATTCCTTTAAACATAAAAGATGTGTCATATTGGCAGATGGTTTCTATGAATGGAAAAAAGAAAATAAGAATAAAATTCCTTATCACTTTAAAGTAACGGATCAATCGATATTGCCTTTAGCTGGTCTATGGAGTGCTTATACTAAAGAAGATGGATCAAATATTTATACTTGTACTGTTATTACGACTGAACCTAATGAAATTATGAAACCCATACATGATAGAATGCCCGTTATTTTAACACTAGAAACTGAAAAAACATGGCTAAATCCTTTAATATCAGATGTTGATATATTAGAGTCATTATTAGTTCCCTATCAATCTATCAATATGGATTGTTTTAAAGTGAATCCAATTGTAAATAATCCTCGAAATGAAACATCAGATTGTTTAAAGTCAATTGTTTAA
- a CDS encoding radical SAM protein gives MRLIKAKQILSSWSSGNHWFGCNYNMNIYKGCSHGCIYCDSRSECYQVDHFEEVRGKENCLMILDNELKSKRNKGIVGTGAMSDPYNPFEKEYQLTRGALELINKYQYGVGILTKSTLVLRDVDLLKKIRTHSEAMVNFTITTYDDNLCKLIEPHVSLSSDRFKAVKELSNEGIFTGVLIWPILPFINDNEDNIRKLVQKASDCGASFVIPSFGVTLRQNQRDYYYDKLDLHFPGLKQRYKHVFGNQYECLSPNHSNLWNVFKQECNKVGLPYKMSDIVSKLRKTKRIKQLSLFDE, from the coding sequence ATGCGATTAATTAAAGCGAAACAAATCTTGTCTTCTTGGTCGAGTGGAAATCATTGGTTTGGTTGTAATTATAATATGAATATATATAAAGGATGTTCTCATGGTTGTATTTATTGTGATTCAAGAAGTGAATGTTATCAAGTAGATCATTTTGAAGAAGTTAGGGGAAAAGAAAATTGTTTAATGATATTAGATAATGAATTAAAATCAAAACGAAATAAAGGGATTGTTGGAACAGGAGCAATGAGTGATCCATATAATCCTTTTGAAAAGGAGTATCAGTTAACAAGAGGAGCATTAGAATTAATAAATAAATATCAATATGGTGTTGGCATTTTAACGAAGTCAACTTTAGTTTTAAGAGATGTCGATCTATTAAAAAAGATAAGAACACATTCAGAAGCTATGGTTAATTTTACGATTACAACTTATGATGATAATTTATGTAAATTAATAGAACCCCATGTATCTCTGTCATCAGATAGATTTAAAGCAGTAAAAGAATTGTCAAATGAAGGGATATTTACAGGGGTATTAATTTGGCCAATATTACCTTTTATAAACGATAATGAAGATAACATTAGGAAACTTGTTCAAAAAGCCTCGGATTGTGGCGCTTCATTTGTTATCCCTTCATTTGGTGTCACTTTAAGACAAAACCAACGTGATTATTATTATGATAAATTAGATTTACATTTTCCTGGTCTAAAACAAAGATACAAACATGTTTTTGGTAATCAATATGAATGTCTATCACCGAATCATAGTAATTTATGGAATGTATTTAAGCAAGAATGTAATAAGGTTGGCTTACCTTATAAAATGTCAGATATCGTATCTAAACTCAGAAAAACTAAGAGGATAAAACAATTATCTTTATTTGATGAATAA